GTCAATATCCGCTAGCCATATGTATCAATTATCTATGAAAAAAttaatatcgcattcacgattcattccataTGGCGAGCGGGTACACAACTTTAGGATCCAGTAGAGTTCCTTTTTCTCCAATATTTTATCCCTGTTTCCACctcaaatatttggaagtacctacttacacggatgtttttccggttcctaagagaatttcggaaattgttaagaaggaatgggatagaccaggtataccgggttttttttccccctcctaattttaaaaagatgtttcccatatctgacaccatgagagatttttggcaattgattcccgaggtggagggagctatttctactttagctaaacgtacaactatacccattgaggacagttgtgcgtttaaagaccctatggataaaaaattggagggtcttctaaagaaattttttgttcaccagggttttctcttacagcctatagcttgcatatggttccagtaactactgcagctgctttttggtttgacgccctggaagagtctctgaaggttgagacacctttagaggacattttagacagaattaaggctcttaagctagcaaattcttttatgacagatgctgcttttcaacttgcaaaattagcagcgaaaaatgcaggctttgccattgtagagcgttatggctaaagtcatggtcggctgacgtatcgtctaaatctaagcttttgactattcccttcaagggtaagaccctattcgggcctgaactgaaggaaataatctctgacattactggaggtaagggtcacgccctacctcaggacaagcccctcaagatgaggattaaacaaaataattttcgttcctttcaaaattttaaaggaacatcctctTCTTAAAAGTAATAATTTTAACTCTTAAAGTACACTCTTAATAATAATTTTCTTAATAAACTCTTAATAGAGTGATAattttagagtacaaatataatatttagtcttaaaggttatttaatatgaggaattttagatccttaatctgacttgtaaagtgcgtatatatatatatatgtatatttatgcaatattttctgattttatcccagagtgacaatatagcatacgtccataaagtatatctgtttatttacacagcttttatggctcatttgaggaattaacaattaaactctaactaatccagatatataCACGTTATGtcttcttgaccatgcaaggcataaattatatgaaatctggctaattatttagctaaaaaggggcttacaatgtacaaattatagctatgggattaaatatttctatattatattaatagatagaactgactaagttctagtttaaaatattgcataaatacacatatagatgaggaactgataaataacccaatataataagactcttaaaattactgttggtttcaaaatacacaattatttattaggtcagctataaaacataaaatgacacaatattcaatgcataggcctaaagacaataacaattaacatttacttacaaatatacatttacacaaacatacatgggtACCTTGAGATTATCTTGTGGACAAATTCTTTCAGCTAGCTCTGGTCTGTGTCCTATCCTCTCTCCTTCTGACTTCTCTCTTCACTCTTGACTAACTGACTACATCTACTACTATATATTCAATCCTTGCCCCACCTGTTAGTATTACTCTTGATACCATTGGTTCATTTGTTCCCGCCTCACCATATTTGGAAGACTGAATgccattggtcctagctgtttacatgtaaataggggctattggAGTGGGTGATACCTATAAATCATATGGCTTGGACAGATGAAGAGATCCATGTTCTCATTTTTAAGAAAATCACTGCAGATATCATTGTGTAACTGTGGCatttttacagtataatttggTAATTTAGATACACATGTATCACACTCTTTTTGAGCTGTGCAATGTTGGCCTGAATTTGCTATAAAACTTGAATTGGGCATTGTAGTAATTAAAATTGGTGTGGAGTGGTTGTTAGATACAGTATTTGAAATATTGCCTCTGGTAGCAGGGCATAACACAGGTGTTGCTAGAAAAACAGGGATTTCACCTATGTTTACTGAATTCACTGTATCTTTTAAACTCAAATTGATTGTTTTATCAGTTTTGTCAAATAAAATTACATTCCTTGTCTCCCCCACTTTGTCACAGTTATTCAATGAATATGTTTGGGTGGATGcatcttttttcaaagtttgtagcaaatgagtattttgtacactttgtgattgtgtaagtttattttggataactttatttACACTAATTATATTATCCATTTCATTTTCTGTTTTAATCAATTTTTCCTTACACATTTTAAGTTCTGTTTGTGCAGTAGCACAGTTCTcatcacttttttcttttaagcattttatttcatCATTAAGTGATGTTAAGAAACTGACTTTACATTCCAATttgtcaatttctttttctttctggtcaatttctttttgtttgagaaTTAAATTTTCATTAGAATTGTGAAGGGCGTCATTTAAAACttctattttggcattcattgccaAGCATGCAGCAAACATACTTGCTACTGCTCTgccctttaattttttactttttttagagaaagtcatctctttttcaaataaatcctgGACATATTTCCAAGGATTCTCTTTTTCATGAACATCACATGCAAAATCTTTACTTTTGTGACTTGTGATGTAAGTAGCTACAAAGCTTTCTAATGCAGATACTGTAGCCATCTTGGAAAAAACTCaaacaaaatgataataaaaaaaaatcaaataacaaaaaaaaaaaatccttaattatGTACTACTTGTAATACCATTAAttgccaaaacaaacaaaaaaataaaaaataaaaatcaaaggcAAGACAAGTTAGTAGAGGGAAACCTtttcaatattaataaaacaaagcttCCCTTTGCTTAGCcggcaacaatatttatttattaattcaaaAAGAAACGTTTCAAATTTAATCCTCTTGAGGGATTTTACTGGTTCAAAATGAAGCTAGAAATAAGCTTATTTTGTGGCATTTGAATAAATGTGGTTTTATGACTGTTGAACGGCTGGAGCAGCCTGAATTCGTCCTAATAATCTTCTATGGTCACAACCATAGCTAGAAATTGTTGTAAATGAATACCAACAGTTAaactatatttgttttaaatgatgaggattctttgaatagaagtaaacGTTCCAACAAGGTATTACTATTAGCTCAATAAACAGAATATTAATTCAGTTATTGCTGGTGGCTGCCTCAGCCTGAACACTGCTAATAGCCTCACCATACGTGTAAAACGTATATGCCGGATAAAATATCTTAATGGAGACGCAAATTTCTATTACCTGAAGTGGCCGCCAACTCTTAAAAGTAATAATTTTAACTCTTAAAGTACACTCTTAATAATAATTTTCTTAATAAACTCTTAATAGAGTGATAattttagagtacaaatataatatttagtcttaaaggttatttaatatgaggaattttagatccttaatctgacttgtaaagtgcgtatatatatatatatatatatatatatatatatatgtatatttatgcaatattttctgattttatcccagagtgacaatatagcatacgtccataaagtatatctgtttatttacacagcttttatggctcatttgaggaattaacaattaaactctaactaatccagatatataCACGTTATGtcttcttgaccatgcaaggcataaattatatgaaatctggcttattatttagctaaaaaggttcttacaatgtacaaattatagctatgggattaaatatttctatattatattaatagatagaactgactaagttctagtttaaaatattgcataaatacacatatagatgaggaactgataaataacccaatataataagactcttaaaattactgttggtttcaaaatacacaattatttattaggtcagctataaaacataaaatgacacaatattcaatgcataggcctaaagacaataacaattaacatttacttacaaatatacatttacacaaacatacatgggtACCTTGAGATTATCTTGTGGACAAATTCTTTCAGCTAGCTCTGGTCTGTGTCCTATCCTCTCTCCTTCTGACTTCTCTCTTCACTCTTGACTAACTGACTACATCTACTACTATATATTCAATCCTTGCCCCACCTGTTAGTATTACTCTTGATACCATTGGTTCATTTGTTCCCGCCTCACCATATTTGGAAGACTGAATgccattggtcctagctgtttacatgtaaataggggctattggAGTGGGTGATACCTATAAATCATATGGCTTGGACAGCTGTTGTGATTGTAAGGTCAGATGTTCCTTTATCcatgataacctgttatttaccatccacaccccaacaggtacatgaaagactcctatttacatgtaaacagttgGTGACTCTTTATGAATGGGAATAAGCCTGAGAAAATAACTCCTTATTTACCATCTCCTGATTCTCTTTGAGATAGACAGGGCATGGTAAACAAAAAGGCTTGTATAGCTTCTGTTCTTGAGACAGGGCAGTAAACAAAAGACTTCATAGCTTTTGTAACTGAAAATAGAGCATAGAAAGATAGACAGCttctatatttctcatggctaatatgatgactagaatattatacaaatacataaatatgctcatgcatacaatatatagattgaaatggaactataacataagcaCATTGCCAATCTGTAACAGTCCCCCGCTTTGTGGCCTTGAAAGCTTTAGCCAATGGCCACACATTATGTATCTTGCTTATGTATTTCTCCCATGATCAGACCCTTACTAGACAACCTATGCATTATTAcaaagtattatgtacagtatcCTGCTATAACTCATGGTAATGTGTTCTGTGAGATGAAGTTTAATTTAGCAAAGATTAACACGACTAGCCAATAGCATTAATTATGCTATTTTACACTGGTGCTGGCATCTGGAAGCTTGGTATCCTTATGTAAGACAAGATCTGTACATCCATCAGTCCATTTTGTACGTCTTAAACACCTTCTTGTACAAACGTTTGTTATGAGGGCAAAGGCGCGTATACACTTTCGTATTGGAAcaggttttctttcctttttccacaGGGGCCTGCTCGGTAAGTGGTGATATTTTAGTAAACTGTTATCACCTTGCAGCGCCACAAGTCCATTTTTTTAGTATATGCACATGCAAGTAAAGGGTTTCGAATTCAGTGGAAATGTTGTGAACACAGGAACCTGTGGTGGCCTCTTCTCATGCTGTAGTCACCGTGAAATGATGTGGGTCCCTGGCTCTGTAACATGAATGTACCCCTTTTGATGATCCACTTGCATAGCTGCACTATACTTCCTTCAGGGATGATGGTAGTGTCTTTGTGATAGGTTGTGACAGGATCTTGAATCTTCCATCTTCCTTCTGTCTCTGGGATGTTATTTTCTATCTTGAAGTAATATCATCAGCAGAGAAGTCCCAGATCTACACAGCACATCttcagtagttaaaaaaaaaacttgcttggcAGAATCAAAGCTATTGACAGTGGTGTTGGTATCCCAAATCTTGGAGAGGCAAATACTGCCATTATTCTCCTGAGAATTACATTCTCTTTTGACATTCATCTCACACCTGATAGGTTTGAACACAAAACCATATAGGTTATAACTGAAAAATCAACATATTTATGTTACTCCGATTAAAATATTAACCAACATATaaacacaacaaaataaaacaaaaataattccctACACCTTCTACACTAAGTATTAAAACAAAAGCATTACTCACTCTATGTCAATATGCCTATAATACACTTTAAACCAGATGTCTACCTGACTTCCCTAAAATGGTCTAACACCTATTGTGTATGTTATTCTGTATCATAGTATTCATGATGTTTTTAAGGTCATAAATGTACTGGGTAAGACACATTTCTATTAGAACCTCAATATCTTTATAGAGATGGTATTAAAACTGGAATCCCACtttgctttaataaatatatataactaatcATTAGGATTTGTGGATAATTAATCTTTTCCTCAGGCTTTAATAATAAAGAGGAAAAATAAATTTAGTTAATGTTTGGATTTTAATGAGAAAGGGATACCATCCTATATGGAGATATTGAGCTTCTGTTAATTATTTAGATTGAATGGAAGTTCTGTATGATAAAGTAGGTCTGAATTAAAATTtatcataacatatttaaaaactaaatacacatatttacaacttTCAGTGATAACATGCTGCTTTTTGCTTTGGTTACTACAGTAAGTCTATCCAAAGAATGCCCATTAATTgtgatacaaattattattaacagGCATAGTATATCAGTCCAATAACTATAATGAAATATCATTGTAGATGTTGTTTCTGCGTTTCTGCTCAGCTGTTGGGATTCTGAGGAAGCATTTACAGATGTCCATCACTGGTTTTCGatttttctagaaaaaaacaaacaaaacaaatgtaattacttttctaattgaacaactattatttacattttggaAACATCTCTCGGACATCCCTCTCTTAAATTTTATAATACTGCTCTAAAGCAATCCAAAATATTTTGAGCACATAATTTTGTTAAAATCATTTAAGATTATTTTTCCTAGGGGTGTGATAACATGCTATTTTGATCTCAGGTCTGTGACAAAAACAAACAATGGAGTGAGATCTttccaaattaaaaataaacaggaAGAAAATTTTGTAAACATGCTGGGAGACAAAGGGTGAATGTGCCTCAGGACCACCAATAGGTAGTTCTATTCTAAGGTAGGCACACCCTATTTTAACTGTTTAACAATTTAACAAACAAGTGCCCAGACAGGAGGACACTTCCCTGAAAgacatctctccccccccccccccccttgggccCAATGTTTGTTTAGAACTAATTAAAAGCTGTAGTAGTTCCAAGAACAATGGTAATACAATTATACTCACCATTGCTGTAAAAATACCACCCATCTCTGTAAGAAAGATTCCTCCATGCTTCTCTTCGTTACATGTGTTGGGTTGGAGCTGAAAAATACTCTTTGTAGAAAATAGATTTAGATCATGTAACCATTTTGCATATGATTTTTGGGAACCATGGGATGTATCAAAACTCCAAGTGTACCTCTGTTTTTCCAAGAAATGAGGAAAAACAGGTTTACATGGTAGATCATAACAatactgtttttctttaaaaccattAATTGTATCCATGATTTCCACCCATCTGTTGCTCTGTAAATCATTTGTTAATATGTCAAGTTCCAAAACCTTAACTACAATATCTGTTTTAGTTCTTAATGCATTCCCCAAACATATCTTGAAGAGATCCATGTTCTCATTTTTAAGAAAATCACTGCAGATATCATTGTGTAACTGTGGCatttttacagtataatttggTAATTTAGATACACATGTATCACACTCTTTTTGAGCTGTGCAATGTTGGCCTGAATTTGCTATAAAACTTGAATTGGGCATTGTAGTAATTAAAATTGGTGTGGAGTGGTTGTTAGATACAGTATTTGAAATATTGCCTCTGGTAGCAGGGCATAACACAGGTGTTGCTAGAAAAACAGGGATTTCACCTATGTTTACTGAATTCACTGTATCTTTTAAACTCAAATTGATTGTTTTATCAGTTTTGTCAAATAAAATTACATTCCTTGTCTCCCCCACTTTGTCACAGTTATTCAATGAATATGTTTGGGTGGATGcatcttttttcaaagtttgtagcaaatgagtattttgtacactttgtgattgtgtaagtttattttggataactttatttACACTAATTATATTATCCATTTCATTTTCTGTTTTAATCAATTTTTCCTTACACATTTTAAGTTCTGTTTGTGCAGTAGCACAGTTCTcatcacttttttcttttaagcattttatttcatCATTAAGTGATGTTAAGAAACTGACTTTACATTCCAATttgtcaatttctttttctttctggtcaatttctttttgtttgagaaTTAAATTTTCATTAGAATTGTGAAGGGCGTCATTTAAAACttctattttggcattcattgccaAGCATGCAGCAAACATACTTGCTACTGCTCTgccctttaattttttactttttttagagaaagtcatctctttttcaaataaatcctgGACATATTTCCAAGGATTCTCTTTTTCATGAACATCACATGCAAAATCTTTACTTTTGTGACTTGTGATGTAAGTAGCTACAAAGCTTTCTAATGCAGATACTGTAGCCATCTTGGAAAAAACTCaaacaaaatgataataaaaaaaaatcaaataacaaaaaaaaaaaaatccttaattatGTACTACTTGTAATACCATTAAttgccaaaacaaacaaaaaaataaaaaataaaaatcaaaggcAAGACAAGTTAGTAGAGGGAAACCTtttcaatattaataaaacaaagcttCCCTTTGCTTAGCcggcaacaatatttatttattaattcaaaAAGAAACGTTTCAAATTTAATCCTCTTGAGGGATTTTACTGGTTCAAAATGAAGCTAGAAATAAGCTTATTTTGTGGCATTTGAATAAATGTGGTTTTATGACTGTTGAACGGCTGGAGCAGCCTGAATTCGTCCTAATAATCTTCTATGGTCACAACCATAGCTAGAAATTGTTGTAAATGAATACCAACAGTTAaactatatttgttttaaatgatgaggattctttgaatagaagtaaacGTTCCAACAAGGTATTACTATTAGCTCAATAAACAGAATATTAATTCAGTTATTGCTGGTGGCTGCCTCAGCCTGAACACTGCTAATAGCCTCACCATACGTGTAAAACGTATATGCCGGATAAAATATCTTAATGGAGACGCAAATTTCTATTACCTGAAGTGGCCGCCAACTCTTAAAAGTAATAATTTTAACTCTTAAAGTACACTCTTAATAATAATTTTCTTAATAAACTCTTAATAGAGTGATAattttagagtacaaatataatatttagtcttaaaggttatttaatatgaggaattttagatccttaatctgacttgtaaagtgcgtatatatatatatatatatatatat
This genomic stretch from Bombina bombina isolate aBomBom1 chromosome 4, aBomBom1.pri, whole genome shotgun sequence harbors:
- the LOC128657766 gene encoding uncharacterized protein LOC128657766; this translates as MATVSALESFVATYITSHKSKDFACDVHEKENPWKYVQDLFEKEMTFSKKSKKLKGRAVASMFAACLAMNAKIEVLNDALHNSNENLILKQKEIDQKEKEIDKLECKVSFLTSLNDEIKCLKEKSDENCATAQTELKMCKEKLIKTENEMDNIISVNKVIQNKLTQSQSVQNTHLLQTLKKDASTQTYSLNNCDKVGETRNVILFDKTDKTINLSLKDTVNSVNIGEIPVFLATPVLCPATRGNISNTVSNNHSTPILITTMPNSSFIANSGQHCTAQKECDTCVSKLPNYTVKMPQLHNDICSDFLKNENMDLFKICLGNALRTKTDIVVKVLELDILTNDLQSNRWVEIMDTINGFKEKQYCYDLPCKPVFPHFLEKQRYTWSFDTSHGSQKSYAKWLHDLNLFSTKSIFQLQPNTCNEEKHGGIFLTEMGGIFTAMKNRKPVMDICKCFLRIPTAEQKRRNNIYNDISL